The following proteins are encoded in a genomic region of Aliiroseovarius sp. F47248L:
- a CDS encoding DUF3572 domain-containing protein, giving the protein MTPEKAETTALKALGWLVADEELLPVFMGASGVDQDALRESAGDAAFLGSVLDFLLMDDAWVIRACDALSLPYEHLAIARQVLPGGAQIHWT; this is encoded by the coding sequence ATGACGCCTGAAAAAGCCGAAACCACGGCGCTGAAAGCTTTGGGATGGCTGGTCGCAGACGAAGAGCTGTTGCCGGTCTTCATGGGCGCGAGCGGGGTCGATCAGGATGCTTTGCGAGAAAGCGCAGGGGATGCGGCCTTTCTGGGATCGGTGCTGGATTTTCTGCTTATGGATGATGCTTGGGTGATCCGGGCTTGCGATGCGTTAAGCCTGCCCTATGAACATTTGGCGATAGCCCGGCAGGTACTTCCCGGTGGAGCGCAAATCCATTGGACATGA
- a CDS encoding HAD family hydrolase: MTVDALLFDKDGTLFLFEATWESWAHAVLMRLTDGDLSKARFIGKDIGYDVDRKVFQPTSVVIAGTPSQIVEHLGRHVAYSAEALETLLNEEAAVAPQIEAVALAPYLDGLRQRGLKIGVATNDAERPARAHLDAAGVTGKFDFISGYDSGHGVKPAPGPCLAFAMATGVAPDRVAMVGDSLHDLHAGRAAGMKTIAVLTGLARADELAPFADVVLEDIGHIPAWLDRSTG; this comes from the coding sequence ATGACCGTTGACGCATTGCTGTTCGATAAGGATGGCACATTGTTTCTGTTCGAGGCGACATGGGAAAGCTGGGCACATGCGGTTCTGATGCGCCTCACGGATGGCGATCTGAGCAAAGCCCGTTTTATTGGCAAAGACATTGGGTATGATGTGGACCGGAAGGTTTTCCAGCCCACAAGCGTTGTGATCGCAGGAACGCCCTCGCAGATCGTCGAGCACCTTGGGCGACATGTTGCCTATTCGGCGGAAGCACTGGAAACACTTCTTAATGAAGAGGCTGCTGTCGCACCCCAGATCGAGGCGGTTGCTCTGGCACCGTATCTTGACGGTCTGCGCCAACGCGGGCTGAAAATTGGTGTGGCGACCAATGACGCCGAACGCCCTGCAAGGGCGCATCTGGACGCCGCTGGGGTGACCGGTAAGTTCGATTTCATCTCAGGCTATGACAGCGGCCATGGAGTGAAGCCTGCGCCGGGGCCGTGCCTGGCTTTTGCAATGGCGACAGGGGTTGCCCCTGACCGTGTGGCCATGGTGGGGGACAGCCTGCATGATCTGCATGCAGGACGTGCGGCAGGAATGAAAACAATCGCTGTATTAACCGGATTGGCACGCGCAGACGAGCTTGCCCCGTTTGCGGATGTCGTGCTGGAGGATATCGGGCACATCCCGGCATGGCTGGACAGGTCTACAGGCTGA
- a CDS encoding heme NO-binding domain-containing protein has translation MTIHGLIFWCFEGFLIFTYGASRWRSIIGNLELGYDSFEPLFRYDIDLANRLVTEAARQLDKPPDTLLEDFGTFLVTDQRVERVRRLLRFGGVDYTDFLHSLEDLSGRAQLAVPDLDLPAIELDAITADEFLITCRGVSQGVGFILLGVLRALADDYGALAYLEHLGRKGQDETISVRLLEMRHGTGRAFHLAAGGVP, from the coding sequence ATGACGATTCATGGTTTGATATTCTGGTGTTTTGAAGGGTTCCTTATCTTTACCTATGGGGCCAGTCGATGGCGCTCCATCATTGGCAATCTTGAACTTGGTTATGACAGTTTCGAGCCGCTGTTTCGTTATGACATCGATCTGGCGAACCGTTTAGTCACAGAAGCCGCCCGACAGTTGGACAAACCACCCGACACTTTGCTGGAAGATTTCGGAACTTTCCTCGTTACCGATCAACGGGTCGAGCGGGTCCGGCGGCTGTTGCGTTTTGGAGGCGTGGACTACACCGACTTCCTTCATTCCCTTGAAGACCTGAGTGGCCGTGCTCAACTTGCTGTCCCGGATCTGGACTTGCCGGCGATTGAACTGGATGCGATCACGGCTGACGAGTTTCTGATCACCTGTCGCGGTGTCTCGCAAGGCGTTGGTTTTATACTTTTGGGAGTTCTGCGGGCTCTGGCAGACGACTATGGCGCGCTGGCCTATCTGGAACATCTGGGGCGCAAGGGGCAGGACGAGACCATATCGGTTCGGTTGCTGGAAATGCGCCACGGCACCGGACGCGCATTTCACCTTGCGGCCGGAGGCGTGCCATGA
- a CDS encoding diguanylate cyclase has translation MTLAVTIPIGPHTLDQMMPMHLVLDGAARISHAGPTIEKVFGTPLVGRSAFSLFELRRPRVVRSMDDVRAMGDAKVYLRLKDGSGTTMVGAVSVLPGGHQVLMNLSFGYSVVDAVARYKLAGSDFAPTDLTVEMLYLMEAKTAAMEATTQLAHRLHDEKAEAQVEAMTDGLTGLQNRRAFDINLDRQIARGGVFSLMHIDLDFFKAVNDTQGHAAGDAVLREVASVLRDETRDSDMVARVGGDEFVILFGRLAEADMLENIARRIISRLERPIPFDGKTCKISASIGIARSTDYDCVTGEQMVSDADLALYMSKDKGRACQTIFRPEFRQTRQQA, from the coding sequence ATGACGCTGGCTGTTACCATCCCCATCGGACCACACACACTGGATCAGATGATGCCGATGCATTTGGTTTTAGATGGTGCAGCCCGGATCAGTCATGCGGGGCCTACAATTGAAAAAGTGTTTGGCACGCCGCTTGTCGGGCGCAGTGCGTTTTCCCTGTTCGAACTTCGACGCCCCCGCGTCGTGCGGTCGATGGACGATGTGCGCGCGATGGGAGATGCAAAAGTCTATTTAAGACTTAAGGATGGGTCGGGAACTACAATGGTTGGCGCAGTTTCGGTCCTGCCGGGCGGCCATCAGGTGCTCATGAATCTTTCCTTCGGATATTCAGTGGTCGATGCCGTCGCGCGTTATAAACTTGCCGGTTCCGACTTTGCGCCAACTGATCTGACCGTCGAAATGCTCTACCTGATGGAAGCAAAAACCGCTGCGATGGAAGCCACAACCCAGCTTGCCCATCGTTTGCACGACGAAAAGGCCGAAGCGCAGGTTGAGGCGATGACCGACGGATTGACCGGTCTACAAAACCGCCGAGCGTTTGATATCAACCTGGATCGACAGATCGCCCGTGGCGGGGTGTTTTCGTTGATGCATATTGATCTCGATTTTTTCAAAGCGGTCAATGACACCCAAGGTCACGCGGCAGGTGACGCGGTCTTGCGCGAAGTGGCCAGCGTGCTGCGGGATGAGACGCGGGATTCGGACATGGTTGCACGGGTCGGGGGAGATGAATTTGTCATACTGTTTGGTCGTTTGGCCGAGGCCGACATGTTGGAAAACATCGCTCGGCGCATCATCTCTCGGCTTGAACGTCCCATTCCATTCGATGGCAAGACTTGCAAGATTTCGGCCAGCATCGGAATTGCCCGCAGCACCGATTATGACTGTGTCACGGGCGAACAGATGGTGTCTGATGCCGATCTTGCGCTTTACATGTCTAAGGACAAAGGCCGCGCCTGCCAGACGATCTTTCGTCCCGAATTTAGACAAACCCGGCAGCAGGCATAG
- a CDS encoding cytochrome c — protein MKRIVLILFIVGCVVAAIGLVITRPQRLPADALAGFTPDADHGKLVYAAMGCASCHMAPESDDQTRLPGGKAFLTDFGTFFAPNISSDPEHGIGDWTDEQIATAILRGTSPDNQHYFPVFPYGSYMRADPSDVADLIAHLRTLEPDQTPSRTHDVGFPFNIRASLGGWKLLFTDPEWVIAQDLTEQEERGRLLVEAMGHCGECHTPRNIFGGMKTDEWLAGAAIPGKKGRTPDLRAPSLGWSEADIVAYLKTGLTPEYDSAGGEMVDVIANTSQLPDSDLSAIAAYLLLIDAS, from the coding sequence ATGAAACGTATCGTCTTGATATTATTCATTGTCGGATGCGTGGTCGCCGCCATCGGGTTGGTAATCACGCGTCCGCAACGCTTGCCTGCAGACGCGTTGGCCGGTTTTACACCGGACGCGGACCACGGCAAATTGGTCTATGCAGCGATGGGCTGCGCCAGTTGCCATATGGCACCAGAGTCAGACGACCAGACTCGCCTTCCGGGTGGCAAAGCATTCCTGACCGATTTCGGCACTTTTTTTGCACCCAACATCTCCTCAGATCCTGAGCATGGCATCGGGGATTGGACCGACGAGCAGATCGCCACAGCGATACTCAGGGGCACCTCACCCGACAATCAGCACTATTTTCCGGTCTTTCCATATGGGTCGTATATGCGCGCCGACCCATCTGATGTGGCGGATTTGATCGCACATTTGCGGACCCTTGAGCCGGACCAGACACCCAGCCGCACGCATGATGTCGGTTTTCCCTTCAATATCCGTGCCAGCCTCGGAGGATGGAAACTGCTGTTCACCGACCCCGAATGGGTCATCGCCCAAGACTTGACCGAACAGGAAGAGCGTGGCCGATTGCTTGTCGAGGCAATGGGGCATTGCGGCGAATGTCATACCCCAAGAAACATTTTTGGTGGCATGAAAACCGATGAATGGCTGGCTGGCGCGGCGATCCCTGGCAAAAAGGGCCGCACGCCCGATTTACGTGCGCCATCCCTTGGGTGGAGCGAGGCTGACATCGTGGCCTACCTGAAAACAGGTCTGACCCCGGAATACGATTCTGCTGGGGGCGAGATGGTAGACGTAATCGCGAATACCAGCCAATTGCCGGACAGTGATCTTTCAGCCATCGCGGCGTACCTGCTTCTCATCGATGCCAGTTAG
- a CDS encoding cytochrome c produces MRKSLIAGLAIAGVAVGAIAYADNHISDAQKEAAVKARKAHMTLYAFNLGTLGAMAKEEMPYDAAAATAAADTIATLAQLPQSGYWLPGTDNQSMEKTRALPAIWADGSDVGTKAGDLVTAATAMQSAAAMDLDSLKAAMGPLGASCGGCHKNFRQPDE; encoded by the coding sequence ATGCGGAAATCATTGATTGCAGGCCTCGCGATTGCCGGTGTGGCCGTCGGTGCCATTGCCTATGCAGATAATCACATCAGTGACGCACAGAAAGAAGCAGCGGTCAAAGCACGTAAAGCCCATATGACGCTTTATGCGTTCAATCTGGGCACTCTGGGCGCAATGGCGAAAGAGGAAATGCCCTATGATGCAGCAGCAGCTACGGCAGCGGCTGACACTATCGCCACGCTGGCCCAACTTCCCCAATCAGGCTATTGGCTACCCGGCACGGACAATCAAAGCATGGAAAAAACCCGTGCTCTGCCGGCGATTTGGGCGGACGGAAGTGACGTCGGCACCAAAGCTGGAGACCTGGTGACAGCAGCGACCGCAATGCAATCAGCGGCTGCTATGGATCTCGATTCATTGAAGGCGGCCATGGGCCCTCTGGGGGCGTCTTGTGGTGGGTGCCACAAAAACTTCCGTCAACCCGACGAATAA
- a CDS encoding LysR family transcriptional regulator, with amino-acid sequence MHNENWDDLRYVLAVAETGSVLQAAKRLGVNHATVLRHLAAFENRHGLPVFERTPNGYRVLADREHIIRAAQNAASAIQEVARLAGGGERGTMKGTVRITSTDTLCALVLPRITRAIKADSQDLNMTLLSSNTHLDLIREQAHIIVRPSLKIADDLVGVAACEIGFAAYATETFHDQWLGLSGPLTRSVAGTWMAENISPDQMTTASDSFLTLAALAAQGAGAAILPCFVGDLHRDLVRLSTKAPHLRSPLWVAHHVDTVQTAPMREVAGQLSDRLADQRDSLLG; translated from the coding sequence ATGCACAACGAAAATTGGGACGATCTGCGCTATGTCCTCGCGGTTGCCGAAACCGGATCGGTGTTGCAGGCGGCGAAACGTTTGGGTGTCAATCATGCGACCGTGCTGCGGCATTTGGCGGCGTTTGAAAACCGGCATGGGTTGCCGGTCTTTGAGCGGACGCCGAATGGTTATCGTGTGCTTGCGGATCGAGAGCATATCATTCGCGCAGCCCAGAACGCCGCTTCTGCGATCCAAGAAGTAGCACGACTTGCCGGGGGCGGGGAACGCGGAACGATGAAAGGAACGGTCCGTATTACCTCGACCGACACGCTATGTGCATTGGTCTTGCCGCGCATCACCCGCGCGATCAAAGCGGACAGCCAAGACCTGAACATGACGCTTCTTAGCAGCAACACTCATCTCGATCTGATCCGGGAACAGGCACATATCATCGTGCGACCGTCACTGAAGATTGCGGACGATCTGGTCGGGGTTGCGGCCTGTGAAATCGGTTTTGCAGCTTATGCGACCGAAACGTTTCATGATCAATGGCTTGGATTGTCAGGACCGTTAACCCGATCGGTGGCAGGCACATGGATGGCCGAAAATATCAGCCCCGACCAGATGACGACGGCATCAGACAGCTTTCTAACGTTGGCAGCGCTGGCCGCACAGGGGGCAGGAGCGGCAATATTGCCTTGCTTTGTTGGTGATTTGCACCGCGACCTTGTCCGCTTGTCGACAAAGGCGCCTCATCTGCGATCACCGCTATGGGTCGCACACCATGTTGATACGGTCCAGACTGCGCCTATGCGCGAGGTTGCAGGGCAGTTGAGTGATCGTCTGGCGGATCAGCGCGACAGCTTGCTGGGGTAG
- the recJ gene encoding single-stranded-DNA-specific exonuclease RecJ, with the protein MSAFLGVEVSATGRRWVGPSTEMTRQAEALEQQSGLPGPLCTVLARRGIAPEETAGFLDPTLRDLLPDPRKLKDMETAATRVLRALDQHERVAIFADYDVDGATSATLLIDWFRFFERHVTLYIPDRIDEGYGPNVPAMQELARDHSLIICVDCGTLSFEPISAARSAGADVVVLDHHLGGETLPDATALVNPNRQDEADAPGYLCAAGVVFLLLVELGRRLREAGRGGPDLISMLDLVALGTVADVAPLTQANRAFVRQGLKIMARRARPGMVALADVAGLNEAPRAYHLGYLMGPRVNAGGRIGKADLGARLLSTTDINEARSIADKLNELNAERRDIEARVQDAAMTQAEERGLDAPLVWAAADGWHPGVVGIVASRLKEVTNRPAVVIGFDGNDGKGSGRSVTGIDLGAAIQRLAADGLITKGGGHTMAAGLSLTRDQLHPAMERLSALLGKQGAGDLGVADLKIDGLLMPSGATVDLIEKLEEAGPFGASAPAPRFAFPDVQILFAKRVGQNHLKVSFGDGMGTRLDAIAFGAFDGPLGSMLEQHAGQRFHLAGRIEINQWQGRSSPQLRLEDAAKA; encoded by the coding sequence GTGAGCGCGTTTCTAGGAGTTGAAGTGTCTGCGACAGGCCGTCGTTGGGTAGGCCCTTCGACCGAAATGACCCGTCAAGCCGAGGCACTGGAGCAACAATCCGGCCTGCCCGGCCCCTTGTGCACTGTGCTGGCGCGGCGCGGAATAGCACCCGAGGAAACAGCCGGTTTTCTGGACCCGACCCTGCGAGATCTGCTGCCGGACCCGCGCAAGCTGAAAGACATGGAAACCGCCGCAACGCGTGTGTTACGTGCACTGGATCAGCATGAGCGGGTTGCGATTTTCGCCGATTACGATGTGGATGGCGCAACCTCGGCCACATTGCTGATCGACTGGTTTCGTTTTTTTGAACGCCATGTCACGCTCTATATTCCCGATCGGATTGATGAAGGTTACGGCCCCAACGTGCCCGCGATGCAGGAACTTGCCCGCGATCATTCGCTGATCATCTGCGTCGATTGCGGCACGTTGAGCTTTGAACCGATCAGCGCTGCCCGCAGCGCGGGTGCCGATGTTGTGGTTCTGGACCACCACCTTGGCGGCGAAACCCTGCCTGACGCCACCGCCTTGGTGAACCCAAACCGACAGGACGAGGCGGATGCGCCCGGATACCTCTGTGCCGCGGGTGTCGTGTTCTTGCTGCTGGTCGAACTGGGTCGCCGTTTGCGGGAAGCCGGTCGTGGCGGGCCTGATCTGATCTCCATGCTGGACCTGGTGGCGCTGGGAACGGTTGCTGATGTGGCACCCCTGACCCAAGCCAACCGCGCCTTCGTACGACAAGGGCTGAAGATCATGGCCCGACGGGCGCGGCCCGGCATGGTAGCGTTGGCCGATGTGGCGGGTCTGAATGAAGCGCCACGCGCCTACCATCTGGGTTATCTGATGGGGCCGCGAGTGAACGCTGGTGGGCGCATCGGAAAGGCTGATCTTGGCGCGCGGCTACTGTCCACCACGGACATAAACGAAGCCCGATCCATCGCGGATAAACTGAATGAACTCAACGCTGAACGACGCGATATTGAAGCGCGCGTTCAAGATGCCGCTATGACCCAAGCGGAAGAACGCGGGTTGGATGCCCCACTGGTCTGGGCTGCGGCCGATGGCTGGCATCCCGGCGTGGTCGGCATCGTCGCCAGTCGTCTGAAAGAAGTCACCAATCGCCCTGCTGTTGTGATTGGTTTTGACGGGAATGACGGCAAAGGATCCGGTCGCTCAGTCACCGGCATTGATCTTGGCGCTGCCATACAACGATTGGCCGCTGATGGATTGATCACCAAAGGGGGTGGGCATACGATGGCCGCCGGTCTTAGCTTGACGCGCGATCAGTTGCACCCTGCGATGGAGCGCCTGTCAGCCCTGCTTGGAAAGCAGGGGGCGGGCGACCTTGGGGTGGCTGATCTGAAAATCGACGGACTTTTGATGCCGTCCGGCGCAACCGTCGACCTGATCGAAAAGCTTGAAGAAGCCGGACCGTTCGGCGCATCAGCCCCCGCCCCCCGCTTCGCATTTCCCGATGTTCAGATCCTGTTTGCCAAACGGGTCGGCCAGAACCACCTGAAAGTCAGCTTTGGCGATGGGATGGGAACCCGTCTTGACGCCATCGCTTTCGGCGCGTTTGACGGCCCACTTGGTTCGATGCTGGAACAACATGCCGGTCAGCGATTTCATCTTGCAGGTCGCATCGAAATCAACCAATGGCAAGGTCGCTCCAGTCCTCAATTGCGGCTGGAAGATGCCGCAAAAGCCTGA
- a CDS encoding cysteine hydrolase family protein translates to MTSALILIDIQEGFDDPFWGARNNPKAEENAARLLDHWRVLSAPVFHIQHVSTMPGSPLNPDGGQSAIKSIVAPCRDEPVLTKSVNSAFIGTDLETRLHSCGLRAVTICGLTTPHCVSTTTRMAANLGFDVTLIHDACAAFTTNADTSWRAGTAPTAEDIHRAALDQLSGEFARVIATNEAVT, encoded by the coding sequence ATGACTTCTGCGCTCATCCTGATCGACATTCAGGAAGGGTTCGATGACCCGTTCTGGGGTGCGCGCAACAACCCGAAGGCCGAAGAAAATGCGGCACGGCTGCTTGACCATTGGCGGGTGCTTTCTGCGCCCGTCTTTCACATTCAACACGTGTCCACGATGCCCGGCAGCCCGCTGAACCCTGACGGCGGACAGTCTGCAATCAAATCCATTGTCGCACCTTGCAGAGATGAGCCGGTGCTGACAAAATCCGTCAATTCGGCCTTTATCGGCACTGATCTTGAAACCCGTTTGCACTCATGCGGTCTGCGTGCTGTGACCATCTGTGGCTTAACCACCCCGCATTGCGTGTCCACCACAACGCGAATGGCCGCCAATCTGGGGTTTGACGTTACGTTGATCCATGACGCCTGTGCAGCCTTTACCACAAACGCCGATACAAGCTGGCGCGCGGGGACAGCGCCCACCGCCGAAGACATTCACCGCGCGGCGCTTGATCAGTTGAGTGGAGAGTTTGCGCGCGTGATCGCCACAAATGAGGCTGTGACGTGA
- the glpX gene encoding class II fructose-bisphosphatase, whose translation MADKVVFLDRMLSLGLARVSEAAAMASANLVGRGDEKAADQAAVNAMRDQLNLLDIHGTVVIGEGERDEAPMLYIGEEVGTGDGPAVDIALDPLEGTTLTAKDMPNALTVIAMAPRGTLLHAPDVYMEKLAIGPGYPKDVVSLDMSPADRVKALAKARGCDMSDITVCVLERPRHEEMIEGIRSTGAAIRLITDGDVAGVIHCAEADITGIDMYMGSGGAPEGVLAASALKCMGGQMWGQLTFRNDDERGRAAKAGITDLDRIYTRDEMVTADVIFAATGVTDGSIVSGIKREPGFLTTETILMRSKTGSVRRMIYRNPVAAN comes from the coding sequence ATGGCCGATAAAGTCGTTTTCCTGGACCGTATGCTCTCGCTCGGTCTGGCTCGTGTATCTGAAGCCGCCGCCATGGCCAGCGCAAACCTTGTTGGGCGCGGCGATGAAAAAGCTGCCGATCAGGCTGCCGTGAACGCAATGCGCGATCAGCTGAACCTGCTGGACATCCATGGCACCGTGGTGATCGGCGAAGGCGAACGGGACGAAGCCCCGATGCTCTATATCGGGGAAGAGGTCGGAACTGGTGACGGCCCCGCAGTGGACATCGCGCTGGACCCGCTGGAAGGCACGACTTTGACCGCCAAGGACATGCCCAACGCGCTGACCGTCATAGCCATGGCCCCGCGCGGCACGCTGTTGCACGCCCCGGACGTCTATATGGAAAAGCTTGCCATCGGACCGGGCTATCCGAAAGACGTTGTCAGCCTTGATATGTCCCCTGCAGACCGGGTTAAAGCGCTGGCCAAGGCGCGCGGATGCGACATGTCGGACATCACCGTTTGTGTGCTTGAACGCCCACGTCATGAAGAAATGATCGAAGGCATCCGGTCAACCGGCGCGGCGATCCGCCTAATCACCGATGGTGACGTGGCTGGCGTCATCCACTGTGCCGAAGCCGACATAACCGGCATCGACATGTATATGGGCAGCGGCGGTGCACCCGAAGGCGTTCTGGCGGCCTCGGCCCTAAAATGCATGGGCGGGCAGATGTGGGGTCAGTTGACCTTCCGCAACGACGACGAACGCGGACGTGCGGCCAAGGCCGGCATCACCGATCTGGACCGCATCTATACCCGCGATGAAATGGTCACGGCGGATGTGATCTTTGCCGCAACGGGAGTCACCGACGGCTCGATCGTATCGGGGATCAAACGCGAACCGGGCTTTCTGACCACAGAAACCATCCTGATGCGGTCAAAAACAGGTTCGGTGCGCCGGATGATCTATCGCAACCCGGTCGCTGCGAATTGA
- a CDS encoding ceramidase domain-containing protein, translating to MDWFATIDIYCERTGPEFWAEPLNALSNLSFIFAAIWGWVEAQKRGRTDVVTVILIALATLIGVGSFLFHTFANAWSSLADVIPIWTFVALFVLVAIHRIGGIRSGRIGIGLAIMVGIVAILFAFGGDGGGSQTSDAATVSLDTLDQEASANSLLNGSEQYLPAVLALLAFAALSRRKGHPIAPWIAAATGIFMVSLTLRTLDLHLCEIWPLGTHFIWHILNGVMIALLFQGLIRSPVAKPG from the coding sequence ATGGATTGGTTCGCCACCATCGACATCTACTGCGAACGCACCGGGCCTGAATTCTGGGCGGAACCGCTGAACGCCCTGTCCAATCTATCGTTCATCTTCGCGGCCATCTGGGGCTGGGTTGAAGCCCAGAAGCGCGGTCGCACAGATGTTGTGACTGTGATCCTGATTGCGTTGGCCACCCTGATCGGCGTGGGCAGCTTTCTGTTTCATACCTTTGCCAATGCTTGGTCCAGTCTGGCCGATGTGATCCCGATCTGGACCTTTGTGGCCCTGTTTGTTCTGGTCGCCATTCACCGGATCGGCGGCATTCGTTCTGGTCGTATTGGGATTGGGCTGGCCATCATGGTCGGGATTGTAGCGATCTTGTTTGCCTTCGGCGGTGATGGCGGTGGAAGCCAGACCAGTGATGCAGCCACCGTATCTCTGGACACACTTGACCAAGAAGCGTCTGCAAATTCTCTCCTGAATGGGTCCGAGCAATATCTGCCTGCTGTTCTGGCGCTGTTGGCCTTTGCGGCACTCAGCCGCCGCAAAGGCCATCCGATTGCGCCTTGGATCGCCGCCGCCACCGGCATCTTCATGGTGTCGTTGACACTGCGCACGCTTGACCTGCATCTGTGCGAGATCTGGCCCCTTGGCACTCATTTTATCTGGCACATCCTGAACGGCGTGATGATCGCGCTTCTGTTCCAGGGACTTATTCGCAGTCCGGTTGCAAAGCCCGGATAA
- a CDS encoding homoserine dehydrogenase has protein sequence MRTPLRLGIAGLGTVGMGVIKIIRRQAALLEDRAGRPVTITAVSARSRDKDRGVDLSDYAWEDDPVALAKRDDVDVFVELMGGHEGPAKDACEAAIAAGKDIVTANKALLAHHGQELALAAEAAGVRLRYEAAVAGGIPIIKALTEGLAGNEITRVMGVMNGTCNYILTQMQATGRGYNALFEECAELGYLEADPNLDVGGIDAGHKLAILSSIAFGTQVNFDAVELEGIQRIQLEDIEHAAEMGYRIKLLGVAQMTGRGLEQRMTPCLVPDSSPLGQLEGGTNMVVVEGDAIEQVVLRGPGAGEGPTASAVMGDVMDIARGFKLATFGQPATTLRPVTGVKAMKPAPFYLRMVLLDKPGALAKVTAVLGDAGISIDRMRQISHDQKLAPVLIVTHKCTRDALDTALVGLAKTNVVEGEPVAIRIEKV, from the coding sequence CTGCGCACCCCCCTACGCCTTGGGATTGCAGGTCTTGGCACAGTCGGCATGGGCGTGATCAAGATCATTCGGCGCCAAGCTGCCCTGCTGGAAGATCGAGCCGGTCGCCCGGTCACGATCACGGCTGTCTCGGCACGGTCGCGCGACAAGGATCGCGGCGTCGACCTGTCAGACTACGCGTGGGAAGACGACCCCGTCGCACTGGCAAAACGCGATGATGTCGACGTGTTCGTCGAATTGATGGGCGGCCACGAAGGCCCCGCCAAAGACGCTTGTGAAGCGGCGATTGCGGCAGGCAAAGACATCGTCACCGCCAACAAGGCGCTTCTTGCCCATCACGGGCAGGAACTGGCGTTGGCTGCCGAGGCTGCGGGCGTCCGCCTGCGGTACGAGGCCGCCGTCGCGGGTGGTATCCCGATCATCAAAGCTCTGACCGAAGGGTTGGCAGGCAATGAAATCACCCGCGTCATGGGCGTCATGAACGGCACCTGCAACTATATCCTGACCCAGATGCAGGCCACCGGACGCGGTTATAACGCCTTGTTCGAAGAATGTGCCGAGCTGGGCTATCTTGAGGCTGATCCCAACCTTGACGTGGGCGGCATCGACGCGGGCCACAAGCTGGCCATCCTGTCCTCCATCGCCTTTGGCACGCAGGTCAATTTCGACGCGGTCGAGCTTGAAGGCATTCAGCGTATCCAGTTGGAAGACATCGAACACGCCGCCGAAATGGGCTATCGCATCAAACTTTTGGGTGTGGCGCAGATGACGGGTCGCGGGCTGGAACAACGCATGACCCCCTGCCTTGTGCCTGACAGCTCTCCTTTGGGACAGCTTGAAGGCGGCACCAACATGGTCGTGGTCGAGGGCGACGCGATTGAACAAGTTGTGCTACGTGGCCCCGGTGCCGGCGAAGGCCCGACGGCCAGCGCGGTGATGGGCGATGTGATGGACATTGCGCGCGGCTTCAAGCTGGCGACATTTGGGCAACCGGCAACCACGTTGCGTCCGGTGACGGGTGTGAAGGCGATGAAGCCCGCACCGTTCTATCTGCGGATGGTGCTGCTGGACAAACCCGGCGCGTTGGCAAAGGTGACGGCGGTATTGGGCGACGCAGGCATCTCGATTGACCGGATGCGTCAGATCAGCCACGACCAAAAACTGGCCCCCGTGCTGATCGTGACCCACAAATGCACCCGCGACGCGCTGGATACCGCATTGGTCGGGTTGGCCAAGACGAACGTCGTCGAAGGCGAACCGGTCGCCATTCGCATCGAAAAGGTCTAG